The Desulfuromonadales bacterium genome includes a region encoding these proteins:
- a CDS encoding NADH-quinone oxidoreductase subunit M: MPDGAILLLLCILPALGALGVAVLPKCDSGLPRLSALLLMLGVLVLATGLFLAGDGTVASRRLDLNLPWIPSLGVNFHLAVDGLNAYLLLLTGILFPVVLGCCWRTPQARRRLFLVLILLLQSGLLGTFLAQNLMLFFICWEAVLIPMFILILVFGGTQSRQAAQTFFLYTLAGSVLLLAAVILLGAECLQQTGSWSFEFDTLLRLHLDWGTQLFVFVAVVLACAIKCPLFPFHSWLPLAYAEAPPAGTALMAGALSKMGAFGLLKLAIPLCPQATVALAPWMLLLAVVSILYGAVLALRQEDFKKLVAYSSLSHMGYIVLGIFSFQETALHGALFQMLSHGMAVAGLFLLLGLLEERLGESWRQVTALASSAPRLAVVLMLFILTSIALPLTSGFTAEFLILFGAFQQGLEAWRADAGALPLAAVLLASAGMVLGAGYMLRFARTILFGRACGETSCRDLGLRETLAFVPLLMLIFWVGIWPSSFMGKAQGAVTALAVRAAEAPSPPAAPALITQTNRGNHGH; the protein is encoded by the coding sequence ATGCCTGACGGCGCGATCCTCCTTCTGCTGTGCATCCTGCCCGCCCTCGGCGCGCTCGGCGTCGCCGTCCTGCCGAAGTGCGATTCCGGCCTGCCGCGCCTTTCGGCACTGCTGCTCATGCTGGGGGTCCTCGTCCTGGCGACCGGACTGTTTCTGGCCGGCGACGGGACGGTCGCCTCCCGGCGGCTCGACCTCAACCTTCCCTGGATACCCTCCCTGGGGGTTAACTTTCACCTGGCGGTCGACGGTCTGAACGCCTATCTGCTCCTGCTCACCGGCATCCTCTTTCCCGTCGTTCTCGGCTGCTGCTGGCGGACGCCGCAGGCGCGGAGACGACTGTTCCTGGTACTGATTCTTCTGCTGCAAAGCGGACTTTTGGGAACTTTCCTCGCGCAGAATCTCATGCTCTTCTTCATCTGCTGGGAAGCGGTCCTCATCCCGATGTTCATCCTGATCCTGGTTTTCGGCGGAACGCAAAGCCGGCAGGCCGCCCAGACCTTTTTCCTCTACACCCTGGCCGGCAGCGTCCTGCTGCTGGCCGCGGTGATCCTGCTCGGGGCGGAGTGTCTGCAGCAGACGGGCAGCTGGTCTTTCGAGTTCGACACTCTCCTGCGGCTGCACCTCGACTGGGGAACCCAGCTCTTCGTTTTCGTCGCCGTCGTTCTCGCCTGCGCCATCAAGTGCCCGCTCTTTCCGTTTCATTCCTGGCTGCCGCTCGCCTATGCCGAGGCGCCGCCGGCCGGCACGGCGTTGATGGCCGGCGCCCTGTCGAAAATGGGGGCCTTCGGCCTGCTCAAGCTGGCCATCCCCCTCTGCCCGCAGGCCACCGTCGCCCTTGCCCCCTGGATGCTTCTGCTGGCGGTCGTCAGCATCCTCTACGGCGCAGTCCTGGCGCTGCGCCAGGAGGATTTCAAGAAACTGGTGGCCTACTCGTCGCTCAGCCACATGGGCTATATCGTGCTGGGCATCTTCAGTTTTCAGGAGACCGCCCTGCACGGCGCCCTGTTCCAGATGCTCAGCCATGGGATGGCCGTGGCCGGACTTTTCCTGCTGCTCGGCCTGCTGGAAGAGCGGCTGGGGGAGTCCTGGCGGCAGGTGACGGCGCTTGCCAGTTCGGCGCCGCGACTGGCGGTGGTGCTGATGCTCTTCATCCTGACCTCGATTGCGCTGCCGCTCACCAGCGGTTTCACCGCCGAGTTCCTGATCCTGTTCGGCGCCTTTCAGCAGGGGCTGGAGGCGTGGCGGGCGGATGCCGGCGCGCTCCCCCTGGCCGCCGTCCTGCTCGCCTCTGCCGGGATGGTGCTCGGCGCCGGCTACATGCTCCGCTTTGCCCGTACCATCCTGTTCGGCAGGGCGTGCGGCGAGACGAGCTGCCGGGACCTGGGTCTGCGGGAGACGCTGGCTTTCGTGCCGCTGCTGATGCTGATTTTCTGGGTCGGCATCTGGCCGTCATCCTTCATGGGCAAGGCGCAGGGCGCCGTCACCGCTCTGGCCGTCCGGGCGGCGGAAGCCCCCAGCCCGCCAGCGGCACCAGCCCTCATCACTCAAACCAACCGGGGGAACCATGGCCACTGA
- a CDS encoding NUDIX hydrolase, translated as MAENASNPKNAVICPHCRQIVTPYRNPTPTVDIIIRIGGQVVLIERKNAPLGWALPGGFVDYGESLEQAAAREAAEETGLELAELRQFRAYSAPDRDPRQHNISFVFIAQGRGQLHAGDDAAGVALFPLDALPTPLCFDHGQILADYKRALTANTGQL; from the coding sequence ATGGCGGAGAATGCGTCCAACCCGAAAAATGCAGTGATCTGCCCGCACTGCCGCCAGATAGTGACCCCTTATCGCAATCCGACCCCGACCGTCGACATCATCATCCGCATCGGCGGCCAGGTGGTCCTGATCGAGCGGAAAAACGCCCCCCTGGGATGGGCTCTCCCCGGCGGGTTCGTCGACTACGGTGAATCACTCGAGCAGGCGGCCGCACGGGAAGCGGCCGAGGAGACCGGGCTGGAGCTGGCCGAGCTGCGCCAGTTCCGCGCGTACTCGGCCCCCGACCGTGACCCGCGCCAGCACAACATCTCCTTCGTCTTCATCGCCCAGGGGCGCGGGCAGCTGCACGCCGGCGACGACGCCGCCGGTGTGGCCCTCTTCCCTCTCGATGCTCTTCCCACGCCCCTCTGCTTCGACCACGGCCAGATCCTGGCGGACTATAAAAGAGCGCTGACAGCCAACACGGGTCAGTTATGA
- a CDS encoding proton-conducting transporter membrane subunit gives MATDLLYGLLPEHLLLGLLLALMLLEIFRADRRLASLLFILAVAAGCGVLLLQLGQGYTASVVPGEIEIDRFAVLARLVILGCGLLLGVCCLATAGTCKFWMLLCASLLGALLIMDSAGFISLFMGVEMLSLPAFALMVHGCGASSACEGAFKYLLLSAVASALMLFGLSLAYGCTGTLAIGSFTTAVAAGGPLILAASALILSGFFLKAAVFPFHGWAPDAYAGARLPVTAFMASVIKGTVVLALVRIFSALPLNAETVAAITVLSVLSIYYGNVTAIRQAGFKRLLAYSSIAHAGYMIFALTDSTGGRVEALLYYVAVYAVTTIVGCTCFRLLAGGEGDGLESLDGAFVSRPVPALLLALAVLSLAGIPPLPGFLAKLFIFKTVIASGHLIPAVLAFAGSYLGVIYYLGLVFRLFKPAALASGVSTAACTRSAWGGMLLGTLVLMLFMLVPGVFHWLLATA, from the coding sequence ATGGCCACTGACCTTCTCTACGGCCTGCTGCCGGAACATCTGCTGCTCGGCCTGCTGCTGGCGCTGATGCTGCTGGAAATATTCCGGGCGGATCGGCGGCTGGCCAGTCTTCTCTTCATCCTGGCGGTGGCCGCCGGCTGCGGCGTCCTGCTGCTGCAGCTCGGCCAGGGGTACACAGCCTCGGTGGTGCCGGGAGAGATCGAGATCGACCGGTTTGCCGTTCTCGCCCGGCTGGTGATTCTCGGTTGTGGACTCCTGCTTGGCGTCTGCTGCCTGGCGACCGCCGGCACCTGCAAATTCTGGATGCTCCTTTGCGCCTCCCTGCTGGGCGCCCTGCTGATCATGGACAGTGCCGGTTTCATCTCCCTGTTCATGGGGGTCGAAATGCTATCGCTGCCGGCCTTCGCCCTGATGGTGCACGGCTGCGGCGCCTCCAGCGCCTGCGAAGGGGCTTTCAAGTACCTGCTCCTCTCCGCGGTGGCGAGCGCCCTGATGCTCTTCGGCCTGTCGCTCGCCTACGGCTGCACGGGGACGCTCGCCATCGGTTCGTTCACCACCGCCGTCGCCGCCGGCGGTCCGCTGATTCTCGCCGCCAGCGCCCTCATCCTGAGTGGATTTTTTCTCAAGGCGGCGGTTTTCCCTTTCCACGGCTGGGCTCCCGACGCCTACGCCGGCGCCAGATTGCCGGTGACCGCTTTCATGGCCTCGGTCATCAAGGGGACGGTGGTCCTGGCTCTGGTGCGGATTTTCTCCGCCCTGCCGCTGAATGCCGAAACGGTCGCTGCCATCACCGTCCTTTCGGTCCTCTCCATCTATTACGGCAATGTCACCGCCATCCGCCAGGCCGGTTTCAAACGGCTGCTCGCCTATTCGTCCATCGCTCATGCCGGTTACATGATCTTCGCCCTGACCGACAGCACCGGCGGGCGGGTGGAAGCGCTGCTCTACTACGTGGCGGTCTATGCGGTCACCACCATCGTCGGCTGTACCTGTTTCCGGCTGCTGGCCGGCGGGGAGGGGGACGGGCTGGAATCGCTGGACGGCGCCTTCGTTTCGCGTCCCGTACCGGCTCTTCTGCTCGCTCTTGCCGTCCTGTCGCTGGCGGGTATTCCGCCCCTGCCGGGCTTTCTCGCCAAGCTTTTCATCTTCAAAACGGTCATCGCCTCCGGCCATCTGATTCCCGCCGTTCTGGCCTTTGCGGGCAGCTATCTCGGCGTCATCTATTACCTGGGCCTGGTTTTTCGCCTGTTCAAGCCGGCTGCGCTGGCGTCCGGAGTTTCGACCGCCGCCTGTACGCGCTCGGCCTGGGGGGGGATGCTGCTGGGAACTCTGGTCCTGATGCTGTTCATGCTGGTTCCCGGCGTCTTTCACTGGCTGCTGGCGACGGCCTGA
- the nuoL gene encoding NADH-quinone oxidoreductase subunit L produces the protein MNQLTLVPLLPLAGFLLNGLLGNRLPRWLVALTACGLPAASFALTLGLFRGLAADGVPVVTTLFTWAAIDGFQVEAALCFDQLAAVMCLLVTGVGTLIHLYSVGYMAHDRSFSRFFAYLNLFLFFMLLLVLGKNLLVLFAGWEGVGIASYLLIGFWFEDGEKTAAGLKAFIVNRVGDTAFILAAFLLFFVCGTLDFQGINAAVAGGQPSPPLMNAIAILLLIGACGKSAQMPLHVWLPDAMAGPTPVSALIHAATMVTAGVYLLSRLSGVFLQAPDAMAVVAWGGALTAFAGATMGLTQFNLKKVLAYSTMSQIGFMFMACGLGAFQVAFFHLFTHAFFKACLFLGAGAVIHALHGEEDMRRMGALAKKMPFTFATFLLASLALCGIPPFAGFFSKDEILWSAWSAPGGSPALWLVGSVTTCMTAFYMFRAIFLTFFGPCHVPEKVREGIHGPPPSMSFVLAALAFGSLAAGLIGMPGFWRELLGVSAPFYEFLASVPNLEGAGAVADHHAELVLMGVSVLAALLGIFLAWLFFHRRRDWALKARERAGYAHALVSRGYFFDAVYRGVLVRPLDWLSESVLDRRVEAALNDGMLAKPAGGVQGAARLFSRLQSGNVKAYALYAFAGLAVILWWGVAHA, from the coding sequence ATGAACCAACTGACCCTCGTCCCCCTGCTGCCGCTCGCCGGATTCCTGCTTAACGGACTCCTGGGCAACCGCCTCCCCCGGTGGCTGGTCGCCCTGACGGCCTGCGGGCTGCCGGCGGCCTCCTTCGCCCTGACTCTCGGTCTTTTCCGCGGGCTTGCCGCCGATGGCGTCCCCGTGGTCACCACGCTCTTCACCTGGGCGGCCATTGACGGCTTCCAGGTCGAGGCGGCGCTCTGTTTCGATCAACTGGCCGCCGTCATGTGCCTGCTGGTGACGGGCGTGGGGACGCTGATCCACCTCTACTCGGTCGGCTACATGGCCCATGACCGGAGCTTTTCGCGCTTCTTCGCCTACCTGAACCTGTTCCTCTTCTTCATGCTGCTGCTGGTGCTCGGCAAGAACCTTCTCGTGCTCTTCGCCGGCTGGGAAGGGGTAGGGATCGCCTCCTACCTGCTGATCGGCTTCTGGTTCGAGGACGGCGAGAAGACCGCGGCCGGCCTCAAGGCCTTCATCGTCAACCGGGTGGGGGACACCGCCTTCATCCTGGCCGCCTTCCTGCTCTTCTTCGTCTGCGGGACCCTCGACTTCCAGGGGATCAACGCCGCCGTCGCAGGCGGCCAGCCGTCGCCGCCGCTCATGAACGCCATCGCCATCCTTCTGCTTATCGGGGCCTGCGGCAAATCCGCCCAGATGCCGCTGCACGTCTGGCTCCCCGACGCCATGGCCGGGCCGACGCCGGTCTCCGCCCTGATTCATGCCGCCACCATGGTGACGGCCGGCGTCTATCTCCTCTCCCGGCTCAGCGGCGTCTTTTTGCAGGCTCCGGACGCCATGGCCGTTGTCGCCTGGGGGGGCGCCTTGACCGCCTTTGCCGGGGCCACGATGGGGCTTACCCAGTTCAACCTGAAAAAGGTGCTGGCCTACTCCACTATGAGCCAGATCGGCTTCATGTTCATGGCCTGCGGCCTGGGGGCATTTCAGGTCGCCTTCTTCCATCTGTTTACCCACGCCTTCTTCAAGGCCTGCCTGTTCCTCGGCGCCGGGGCGGTCATCCATGCCCTGCACGGTGAGGAGGATATGCGCCGCATGGGCGCCCTGGCGAAAAAGATGCCGTTCACCTTCGCCACCTTCCTGCTGGCCAGCCTGGCCTTGTGCGGCATCCCGCCCTTCGCCGGCTTCTTCTCCAAGGACGAGATCCTCTGGAGCGCCTGGTCCGCCCCCGGCGGCTCTCCCGCCCTCTGGCTGGTCGGCTCGGTCACCACCTGCATGACCGCCTTTTATATGTTCCGGGCCATCTTCCTCACTTTTTTCGGTCCCTGCCACGTTCCGGAAAAAGTCCGGGAAGGGATTCATGGGCCGCCGCCGAGCATGTCGTTCGTCCTGGCGGCGCTCGCCTTCGGCTCGCTGGCGGCCGGTCTCATCGGGATGCCCGGCTTCTGGCGGGAGCTTCTCGGCGTCTCCGCCCCCTTCTACGAGTTCCTCGCCTCGGTGCCGAACCTGGAAGGGGCGGGCGCCGTGGCGGATCACCATGCCGAGTTGGTGCTCATGGGGGTTTCGGTGCTGGCGGCCCTGCTGGGGATCTTCCTCGCCTGGCTCTTCTTCCACCGCCGCCGGGACTGGGCTCTGAAAGCCAGGGAGCGGGCCGGTTACGCCCATGCGCTCGTCAGCCGGGGATATTTCTTCGATGCCGTTTACCGGGGCGTGCTCGTCCGTCCGCTGGACTGGCTGTCCGAGTCGGTTCTTGACCGCAGGGTGGAGGCGGCTCTGAACGACGGCATGCTGGCCAAGCCGGCCGGCGGGGTACAGGGTGCCGCCAGGCTCTTCTCCCGTCTGCAATCGGGCAACGTCAAGGCGTATGCCCTCTATGCCTTCGCCGGGCTGGCGGTGATTCTCTGGTGGGGGGTGGCCCATGCCTGA
- a CDS encoding NADH-quinone oxidoreductase subunit J translates to MSGAFIVFFALLAVAFAALVLTQRQPMRAALALIGLMVSLAGIYACLGAHVVAVFQVLIYVGAVMVFMVYTIMLLDERDRSYRQPFSRLGVPALLVAQLVAAAFWSLLGDLPATSPAAAAAIDLFSFKAFSLAFMKQYWLHFELATVLLLVGILAAWTALREGRDG, encoded by the coding sequence ATGAGCGGCGCTTTTATCGTGTTTTTCGCGCTGCTGGCCGTGGCCTTTGCGGCCCTGGTCCTGACCCAGCGGCAACCGATGCGGGCGGCCCTCGCCCTGATCGGCCTCATGGTCAGCCTGGCCGGGATCTATGCCTGCCTGGGGGCGCACGTGGTGGCGGTCTTCCAGGTACTCATCTACGTCGGTGCGGTGATGGTCTTCATGGTCTACACCATCATGCTCCTGGACGAGCGCGACCGCTCCTACCGGCAGCCCTTTTCCCGGCTGGGAGTGCCGGCGCTGCTGGTCGCCCAACTGGTCGCCGCCGCCTTCTGGTCGCTCCTCGGCGATTTGCCGGCGACCTCACCGGCTGCCGCGGCTGCAATCGATCTTTTCAGCTTCAAAGCCTTTTCCCTGGCGTTCATGAAGCAATACTGGCTGCACTTCGAACTGGCCACCGTGCTGCTGCTGGTCGGCATTCTCGCCGCCTGGACGGCGCTCAGGGAGGGGCGCGATGGATAG
- a CDS encoding ATP-binding protein, whose amino-acid sequence MTNREKLLEQLTGVDSSKLNYYVELKKRNQEVLKQNSRLEILHQLAHDINIDMSVADIIERAFSKLPQTLPCDFLGLITVKGGELALKAMMPRDYCRIDDFPAHSPSLNVIRQKQGGIFNLPQEELSHVRYNPRYPGPLRALMVTPMFRRDEVIGALIVGSISDGAYTTADLSFVQHLADQLSISIQNARLYKQVSRAKKEWEETFKAVTDPIFLIDTDYNVLLHNDRLPPEMLASWNQALSSKCFTKLHGRSQPCVNCPINEIRQTGKPVFQRWQTDAGILLDLAYYPVLNEEKQLAAITIILKDVTQKTKMEAQLVHSAKLAALGEMAAGVAHELNSPMTVIIGTAQMLARELAREAQDEKAEALEDIINCGLRCKRIIQNLLTFSRQDQLPATEIDLNAEVERVLSLIRYQINRSQIRIVAALDPDLPKLTANGPQIQQVLTNFLINARDALDEVQRQEKIIEVSTTLRKQGKKQWVILSVRDNGTGIDAERLPKIFAPFYTSKEATKGTGLGLSVSLGIAESHNGTIEVDSVPGEGSTFSMLLPLEQE is encoded by the coding sequence GTGACAAACAGGGAAAAGCTTCTTGAACAGCTGACCGGGGTAGACTCCTCCAAGCTCAACTACTATGTCGAGCTGAAAAAGCGAAATCAGGAAGTTCTCAAACAGAACAGCCGCCTGGAAATCCTGCATCAGCTGGCCCATGACATCAACATCGACATGTCGGTGGCCGACATCATCGAGCGGGCCTTTTCCAAGCTGCCCCAGACCCTTCCCTGCGACTTCCTCGGTCTGATCACCGTGAAGGGAGGAGAGTTGGCGCTCAAGGCGATGATGCCGCGGGATTACTGCCGGATCGACGATTTTCCTGCCCACTCTCCTTCCCTCAACGTCATCCGGCAAAAGCAAGGCGGCATCTTCAACCTGCCGCAGGAAGAGCTCAGCCACGTCCGTTATAACCCCCGCTACCCCGGTCCGCTCAGGGCTCTGATGGTCACCCCGATGTTCCGGCGGGACGAGGTGATCGGCGCCCTGATTGTCGGCAGCATCAGCGATGGTGCCTATACGACAGCAGATCTCAGCTTCGTCCAGCACCTGGCCGACCAACTGTCGATCAGTATCCAGAACGCCCGTCTCTACAAGCAGGTTTCCCGGGCCAAAAAAGAGTGGGAAGAGACCTTCAAGGCGGTCACCGACCCTATTTTCCTGATCGACACCGATTACAACGTGCTCCTCCATAACGACCGGCTGCCGCCGGAAATGCTCGCCTCATGGAACCAGGCCCTGAGCAGCAAATGCTTCACCAAGCTCCATGGTCGCAGCCAACCCTGCGTCAACTGCCCGATCAATGAGATCAGGCAGACCGGCAAACCGGTATTCCAGCGCTGGCAGACCGATGCGGGGATCCTGCTGGACCTCGCCTACTATCCGGTCCTGAACGAAGAGAAGCAGCTGGCGGCCATAACCATCATCCTCAAGGATGTCACCCAGAAGACCAAGATGGAGGCGCAGCTGGTGCACTCGGCCAAGCTCGCCGCCCTCGGCGAGATGGCTGCGGGCGTGGCCCACGAGTTGAACAGCCCGATGACGGTGATCATCGGCACCGCTCAGATGCTGGCCCGGGAACTTGCCCGGGAGGCCCAGGACGAAAAGGCCGAAGCACTCGAGGACATCATCAATTGCGGGCTGCGCTGCAAGCGGATCATCCAGAATCTGCTGACTTTTTCCCGGCAGGATCAGCTGCCGGCGACGGAGATCGATCTCAATGCCGAGGTGGAGCGGGTTCTTTCCCTGATCCGCTACCAGATCAATCGCAGTCAGATCCGGATCGTCGCAGCGCTCGACCCCGACCTGCCGAAGCTGACCGCCAACGGCCCGCAGATTCAGCAGGTGCTCACCAACTTCCTGATAAACGCCCGGGACGCCCTGGACGAAGTGCAACGCCAGGAAAAAATCATCGAGGTGAGCACGACTCTGCGTAAGCAGGGCAAGAAGCAGTGGGTCATACTCAGCGTTCGGGACAATGGAACGGGGATCGACGCGGAGCGGCTGCCGAAGATTTTTGCCCCCTTCTACACCAGCAAGGAGGCCACCAAGGGGACTGGCCTCGGTCTTTCGGTGAGCCTGGGGATCGCCGAATCGCACAATGGCACCATCGAAGTCGACAGCGTGCCGGGCGAAGGGAGCACCTTTTCCATGCTCCTCCCCCTCGAGCAGGAATGA
- a CDS encoding sigma-54 dependent transcriptional regulator, translated as MAQIQVLIIDDEADVCTFFRRLLTRRGYTVVTAVNQAEATRALEEKQYNVALVDLKLPDTDGLTLLKMIKARQPACEVIIMTGYSTVKTAVTAIQLGAYEYLEKPFDEIDAIEALVERAASSAQRPVAEDEWGGVAREVGFQVGTSDAMRRLVSLAFKIARKNINVLIQGRTGTGKEVLARFIHAASNRADQTFIPVNCGALPENLLESELFGHERGAFTGASQTRRGIFELANRGTLFLDEIGDASPLIQVKLLRVLETGEFMRVGGEKPITTDVRIIAATNVDLEEAIREKTFREDLYYRLNVVQLEIPALRDRAEDIPLLAEHYVEQLNPELRLAPGTLRLLQDYHWPGNIRELVNVIRRAVVLCSGETILPNHLGNAILSANPSATSLSASQPAGLATLPAERSVSLDSFWEHYGKEEVLEKMSAGELNQMLHSLHGLENGLLAVMRKRGICPPSACQGLKDTEVEMIRKALEQHRWNITEAAKALGIARNTLHRKIKGFDLRHG; from the coding sequence GTGGCTCAGATCCAGGTACTGATCATCGACGACGAAGCGGATGTCTGCACTTTTTTCCGCCGGCTGCTGACGCGCCGGGGCTACACCGTAGTCACTGCGGTCAACCAGGCGGAAGCGACCCGGGCTCTGGAGGAAAAACAATATAACGTCGCCCTGGTCGACCTGAAGCTCCCCGATACCGACGGCCTGACCCTCCTGAAGATGATCAAGGCCCGGCAGCCTGCTTGCGAGGTCATCATCATGACCGGCTACAGCACGGTGAAAACGGCGGTCACGGCGATCCAGCTCGGCGCCTACGAGTATCTCGAAAAACCCTTCGACGAAATCGATGCCATCGAAGCCCTGGTTGAAAGAGCCGCCAGCAGCGCGCAGAGACCTGTTGCCGAGGATGAGTGGGGCGGGGTGGCACGGGAGGTCGGTTTTCAGGTGGGGACCTCGGACGCCATGCGCCGCCTGGTCTCCCTTGCCTTCAAGATCGCCAGAAAGAACATCAACGTCCTGATCCAGGGAAGGACCGGAACCGGCAAGGAAGTTCTCGCCCGCTTCATCCACGCCGCCTCGAACCGGGCCGACCAGACCTTCATCCCGGTCAACTGCGGCGCCCTGCCGGAAAACCTGCTGGAGAGCGAACTCTTTGGCCACGAGCGGGGGGCGTTCACCGGTGCCAGCCAGACCCGGCGGGGGATCTTCGAACTGGCCAATCGGGGCACCCTCTTTCTCGACGAGATCGGCGATGCCAGTCCGCTGATCCAGGTCAAGCTGCTGCGCGTGCTGGAAACTGGAGAATTCATGCGCGTCGGCGGCGAGAAGCCGATCACCACCGATGTCCGGATCATAGCTGCCACCAACGTCGACCTCGAAGAGGCGATCCGGGAGAAAACCTTTCGCGAAGACCTCTACTACCGCCTCAACGTGGTCCAGCTCGAAATTCCGGCCCTGCGGGATCGCGCCGAGGACATTCCGCTGCTGGCAGAGCATTACGTCGAACAGCTCAATCCCGAACTGCGGCTGGCACCGGGGACTCTGCGCCTGCTGCAGGACTACCACTGGCCGGGGAATATCCGGGAACTGGTCAACGTCATCCGGCGGGCGGTCGTGCTCTGCTCCGGCGAAACCATCCTCCCCAATCATCTCGGCAATGCCATCCTCTCGGCCAACCCGTCAGCGACCAGCCTTTCAGCCTCCCAGCCGGCCGGCCTGGCGACTCTCCCCGCGGAGCGCTCCGTTTCCCTGGACAGTTTCTGGGAGCACTACGGCAAGGAAGAGGTCCTCGAGAAGATGAGCGCCGGTGAGCTGAACCAGATGCTCCACTCCCTCCATGGCCTGGAAAACGGCCTGCTGGCGGTCATGCGCAAGCGGGGGATCTGTCCCCCCTCCGCTTGCCAGGGGCTCAAGGACACGGAGGTGGAAATGATCAGAAAAGCCCTCGAACAGCACCGCTGGAACATCACCGAAGCCGCGAAAGCCCTGGGGATTGCCCGCAATACCCTGCACCGCAAAATCAAGGGTTTCGATTTGCGCCATGGCTGA
- a CDS encoding iron-containing alcohol dehydrogenase: MNISKFVTPEIIFGRGSLSQIGESAARIGASKVFLVSDEGVIKAGWADKARQYLHAAGLETEVFSSLTTNPKDFEVSEGAQRYLASGCDALVAVGGGSPTDVAKAIAILASNGGQLQDYEGINKIVHPLPPMVIVPSTAGAGSEVSQFTIIVDTVRKLKMSIISKSLIPDIAIVDPELLQTKDSLLAAATGLDALTHGIESYVSLAATPLTDIHALKAIQLISRYLRRAVADRQDMEANTNMAMASLTAGMAFSNAILGATHAMTHQVDGLIDQHHGETNASILPHVMEFNLASAPERFREIAIALGEEVAGLDTLAAAALSIRAVKGLIRDIGLAKGLAQIGLQEEFIPLLSRNALKDACLVTNPRRATFEDIVAIFHKSM, from the coding sequence GTGAATATCAGCAAATTCGTAACCCCCGAAATCATCTTCGGCCGCGGCTCCCTGAGCCAGATCGGCGAAAGCGCCGCCCGTATCGGCGCCTCAAAGGTTTTTCTCGTCAGCGACGAAGGCGTCATCAAGGCCGGCTGGGCCGACAAGGCCCGGCAGTACCTGCACGCTGCCGGCCTGGAGACTGAGGTCTTTTCCTCGCTGACCACCAATCCCAAGGATTTCGAGGTCAGCGAGGGGGCGCAGCGCTACCTGGCCTCGGGGTGCGACGCCCTCGTCGCCGTCGGCGGCGGCAGCCCGACCGACGTCGCCAAGGCCATCGCCATTCTGGCCAGCAACGGCGGCCAGCTCCAGGACTACGAGGGGATCAACAAGATCGTCCACCCCCTGCCGCCGATGGTGATCGTCCCCAGCACCGCCGGGGCCGGCTCCGAGGTCAGTCAGTTCACGATCATCGTCGACACCGTGCGCAAGCTGAAGATGTCCATCATCTCCAAATCACTGATCCCGGATATCGCCATCGTCGACCCTGAACTCCTTCAGACCAAGGACAGCCTGCTGGCCGCCGCCACGGGTCTTGACGCTCTGACACACGGCATCGAATCGTACGTCTCGCTGGCCGCCACGCCGCTGACCGACATTCACGCCCTGAAAGCGATCCAGCTGATTTCCCGCTACCTGCGCCGGGCGGTGGCAGACCGGCAGGACATGGAGGCGAACACCAACATGGCGATGGCCAGCCTCACCGCCGGCATGGCTTTTTCCAACGCCATCCTCGGGGCCACCCATGCCATGACCCATCAGGTCGACGGGCTGATCGACCAGCATCACGGGGAAACCAATGCCTCGATCCTCCCCCACGTCATGGAGTTCAACCTGGCCTCCGCCCCTGAACGGTTCCGCGAGATTGCCATCGCCCTGGGCGAAGAAGTGGCCGGCCTCGACACCCTCGCCGCCGCCGCCCTCTCGATCAGGGCGGTAAAGGGGTTGATCCGGGATATCGGCCTGGCCAAGGGTCTGGCGCAGATCGGCCTGCAGGAGGAATTCATCCCCCTGCTGAGCCGCAATGCCCTGAAGGACGCCTGCCTGGTGACCAATCCGCGCCGCGCGACCTTCGAGGACATCGTGGCCATTTTTCATAAGTCCATGTAA
- the nuoK gene encoding NADH-quinone oxidoreductase subunit NuoK: protein MDRYQFLIALAGLLFSMGLLGVVIRRNLLVVMMCLEIMLNAVVLSFVTFAVRGQTLSGVAMTFFIYVAASCEIALAMAIVVLLVKRNGSLDLSAHQDLKG from the coding sequence ATGGATAGATATCAGTTTCTGATCGCCCTGGCCGGGCTCCTGTTTTCCATGGGGCTGCTCGGGGTGGTGATCCGCCGCAATCTGCTGGTAGTCATGATGTGCCTGGAGATCATGCTCAACGCCGTCGTCCTCAGTTTCGTCACCTTCGCCGTGCGCGGCCAGACGCTTTCCGGCGTGGCCATGACGTTTTTCATCTACGTGGCGGCTTCCTGCGAGATCGCCCTGGCCATGGCCATCGTGGTGCTGCTCGTCAAACGCAACGGCTCGCTGGATCTGAGTGCTCACCAGGATCTGAAAGGGTAG